From Montipora foliosa isolate CH-2021 chromosome 6, ASM3666993v2, whole genome shotgun sequence, a single genomic window includes:
- the LOC138005460 gene encoding uncharacterized protein: MPSINAVPLEGNSQESSRSPTQNPIDRSRVLPSKRGFKLASLNINKLTTHLDELKIFLVSNDIDVLAINETKLNEYITDNEVSISGYDIVRRDRTTYGGGGVCFYVKKSINFSVRNDLCMDSLENLCIEIRKPRSKSFIVATWYRPPNSLVGIFSPFEELIGKLDSLNTEFYLLGDLNCNMAASQFDSDTRKLLTITDVYGLQQLITEPTRITETSATLIDLIFTNCPDKVLCSGVRHIGISDHSMVYVYRKLAINGQSKGHTNITYRNFRSFDRDKFRSDVASQDWDHINNSSNPNDMWNEWKESFLAIVNKHAPLRTTRVRARGSPWITSELKKQMHDRDILKLRNYNA; the protein is encoded by the exons ATGCCTTCCATTAATGCCGTGCCGTTGGAAGGCAACAGTCAGGAGTCATCGAGAAGTCCGACTCAAAATCCTATTGATCGTTCTCGAGTATTGCCCTCCAAACGCGGTTTTAAGCTGGCCTCGctgaatataaataaattgaccACTCATCTTGATGAACTCAAGATCTTTCTCGTAAGTAACGATATAGATGTTCTCGCAATTAACGAGACTAAACTAAATGAATACATCACCGATAATGAGGTCAGTATCTCTGGTTATGATATAGTTAGACGTGATAGAACTACATATGGAGGTGGGGGCGTttgcttttatgtaaaaaagtcaATTAACTTTTCGGTGCGCAACGATCTTTGCATGGACAGTCTTGAGAACCTTTGTATTGAAATACGCAAACCTCGCTCTAAATCATTTATTGTTGCTACGTGGTATAGACCACCTAATTCGCTTGTTGGTATATTTTCACCTTTTGAAGAGTTGATTGGGAAATTGGATTCCCTTAATACTGAATTCTACCTTTTAGGGGATCTAAATTGCAATATGGCCGCATCCCAGTTTGACAGCGATACACGCAAATTATTAACTATCACGGATGTTTATGGTCTTCAACAACTCATAACAGAACCAACAAGAATAACCGAAACTTctgcaacattgattgatttaatttttactaaCTGTCCTGACAAGGTGTTATGCTCAGGTGTGCGTCATATTGGCATTAGCGATCACAGCATGGTCTATGTCTATCGAAAATTAGCCATTAATGGACAGAGTAAGGGTCACACTAATATAACCTATAGGAATTTTCGAAGTTTTGACCGTGATAAATTTCGTAGCGATGTTGCATCTCAAGATTGGGATCacataaacaattcttccaatccaaatgatatgtggaatgaatggaaggaatcctttttggctattgttaacaagcacgctccattgagaaccactcgtgttcgcgcgcggggttccccatggattacttctgagcttaaaaaacagatgcacgatcgagatattttgaaactcag gaACTACAATGCTTGA